The DNA region TCACCGCCGCGCAACGCCCGCAGGGCATCGGCACAAAGATAGTGCCCACCCAGCCCAACGGAACGGACGGCCTGCACTAACTCTTCCGGCCCGCAGCGTTTGGTCAGATAGCCGCTGGCGCCAGCATCCAGCGCGCTCTGCACGAAGGTCGGCGTGTCATAGATGCTGAGAATAATGGCGCGAAACTGTGGCCTCTGGGCCCGCAGGCGTTTCAACAGGCTCAGACCGTTTTCGTCTGGCATGGCGATATCCATCACCGCAACGTTAACGTCGTCCTGTAATAAAGCAGGCCAGGCTTCCGCCGCGCTGCTGTACTGGCCTGCAACGTCGAGGTCTTCTTCGAGACTGAGTAATTGCGCAAAGCCAGAACGCACCACCACATGGTCGTCCACCAGCACCACTCGTATCATGATTTTGCTCTCTTGCCGGATGATGGCTCTATGATGCCTGGCGCCGCTGCGCTGGCAATCAATCAGGTACAGTTATGGAATGAATGTAACAAAAACGTAATGTTTAGGGGCGCTGGGTTATGCGTTTTTCATGTCACTTTGGTAAAAGGTTCCGTTCGCTTATGTGTTTCGTACTGGGGGCGGGTGTTTTTCATGTCACTTCGGTAAAAGGTTCCGTTCGCCCTACGAGCAGTGATTCTCTGAACGTAAACCTCCCGCGAACGTGTTAAGGAGGCTCGTCGCCGCCTCCTTAACAATCCAGGCTCCCGGCGGGAAAATTGTCGCTTCGCGAATTATTCGCCCCATCCATGGGGCTCACCCCTTCGGGGCCAGCACAAGTGCTGTTCAAAATTGCTCCCGGCAATTTTGTCCTCCGCTTATTCCTTCAGGCTACCGGGTCGGGCGCGACTCAGCATCCCTGCTTCGCGCGCCCTGAACCCGCATCCCTGCGGGTTCCCCCGGCCCTCCGGAAACACGTCGGCAATTTTCAGCCGGACCCATCCACACCTGACTATCACTGCGGTTTGCTTTTTTTACAGCGAGAAGAATTTGTTTGTAGAGCAGAGAATCGAAGCGAGGCTGTTGGTCCGGCGTGAAAATCGATGAGGCGTTGACGGCTGACCGGGTCCGCCCGCAGGGATGCGGGCGGAGGGGACGGCCTGCAAGGATGCAGGCTCGGCCCCGACCCGACAGGCAGACGGCATAAGGCGAATGGACCACGACGTGGCGATTTTCCTCGCCGGGAGCCGGGATTGTTAAGGGCGTGGCGGAGAACGCCCTTAACACGTTCGCGGGTGAGTGAGTTCCAAAGAAGCAATGAACAAAAAGCGAACGGAACCCTTATCCATAGCGACATATAAGGAGATACCTCGTCGCATACGCCTTCTCCATAGCGACATATAAGGCATAGCTAAATATTGAAAATCGCTAACCATTTCCACTTTTTTTCTAAAAACGCTTTGTTCTTAGCAAGAATTTTTAATTCCTTTATCAAATCCGGCCGCAACGAAATACTGCCCCCATAACAAGACAAGGGAGCAGACAATATGGCACGTTCATCGCGTAATACACTTCTTGCCGCACTGGCATTCCTCACCTTTCAGGCGCAGGCGGTGAACGTCACCGTCGCGTATCAAACCTCCGCCGAACCGGCGAAAGTGGCGCAGGCGGATAACACCTTCGCCAAAGAAAGTGGGGCCACCGTCGACTGGCGCAAATTCGACAGCGGCGCGAGCATCGTGCGCGCCCTGGCCTCCGGCGATGTGCAGATCGGCAACCTCGGCTCCAGCCCGCTGGCGGTCGCTGCCAGTCAGCAGGTGCCGATTGAGGTTTTCCTGCTGGCGTCAAAACTCGGTAACTCTGAGGCGCTGGTGGTGAAGAAAAATATCAGCAAACCCGAGGACCTGATCGGCAAACGCATCGCCGTGCCGTTTATCTCCACCACCCACTACAGCCTGTTGGCGGCACTGAAACACTGGGGGATTAAACCCGGTCAGGTGGAGATTGTGAACCTGCAGCCGCCAGCGATTATCGCCGCCTGGCAGCGCGGGGATATTGACGGTGCTTACGTCTGGGCTCCTGCCGTTAATGCACTGGAAAAAGATGGCAAGGTGCTGACCGACTCGGAAAAAGTCGGCGAGTGGGGGGCTCCGACTCTTGATGTGTGGGTGGTGCGCAAAGACTTTGCCGAGAAGTACCCGGAAGTGGTGAAAGCCTTCGCGAAAAGCGCTATCGACGCGCAGCAGCCCTATATTGCGAATCCCGACGAATGGCTGAAACAGCCGGAGAACATCAGCAAGCTGTCGCGCCTGAGCGGCGTGCCGGAAGCCGATGTGCCGGGACTGGTGAAAGGCAATACCTATCTCACGCCTCAGCAGCAGACGGCTGAACTGACCGGACCGGTGAACAAAGCGATTATCGACACCGCGCAATTTCTGAAAGAGCAGGGCAAGGTGCCTGCGGTGGCAAGTGATTACAGCCAGTACGTCACCGATCGCTTCGTGCAATAAAGGAGGCGCTGATGCTGCAACTCTCTCATCTGTATGCCGATTACGGCGGTAAACCGGCGCTGGAAGACATTAATCTGACGCTCGACAGCGGCGAACTGCTGGTGGTGCTGGGGCCGTCGGGATGTGGCAAAACGACACTGTTGAACCTGATTGCCGGATTTGTGCCGTATCAGCATGGCAGCATTCAACTGGCAGGTAAACGCGTCGACGGACCGGGGGCGGAGCGCGGAGTGGTGTTTCAGCATGAAGGGCTGCTGCCGTGGCGCAACGTGCAGGATAACGTCGCGTTGAGCCTGCAACTGGCAGGCGTCGGGAAAGCGCAGCGTGTCAGCATCGCGCAGGAAATGTTGAAAAAAGTGGGGCTGGAAGGGGCGGGAAAACGCTTTATCTGGCAGCTTTCCGGCGGTCAGCGCCAGCGCGTCGGGATTGCTCGCGCGCTGGCGGCGAATCCACAGCTATTGCTGCTGGATGAACCCTTTGGCGCGCTGGATGCCTTTACCCGCGAACAGATGCAAACCCTGCTGCTGAAACTCTGGCATGAGACCGGCAAGCAGGTGCTGCTGATTACGCATGATATTGAAGAAGCGGTGTTTATGGCGACCGAGCTCGTGCTGCTGTCCCCAGGACCGGGTCGGGTGCTGGAGCGTTTGCCGCTAACCTTTGCCCGCCGTTTTGTGGCAGGTGAAGCGAGCCGCAGCATTAAGTCCGATCCGCAGTTTATTGCGACCCGTGAATACGTCTTAAGCCGCGTCTTTGAACAACGGGAGGCCTTCTCATGAGTGTGGTGATCAACGACAAACCGCGCCAACGGCCGCTGAAGTGGCGCTGGCCGTTCTCGCGCCAGATAACCCTGAGCCTTGCGACGCTGACGGTGATTCTGGCGGTGTGGTGGACGGTTGCGGCGCTGCAACTGATAAGCCCCCTGTTTTTGCCACCGCCTGACCAGGTGCTGCAAAAGCTTATCACCATCGCCGGTCCGCAAGGGTTTATGGATGCCACGCTGTGGCAGCATCTGGCCGCCAGCCTGACCCGCATCCTGCTGGCGCTGCTGGCCGCGGTGGCTTTCGGCATTCCGGTCGGGATTGCGATGGGGCTCAGCCCGACGCTACGCGGCATTCTCGATCCGATTATTGAGCTTTATCGTCCGGTACCTCCGCTGGCCTATTTGCCGCTGATGGTTATCTGGTTCGGGATTGGTGAAACGTCCAAGATCCTGCTGATCTACCTGGCGATTTTTGCTCCGGTCGCAATGTCTGCGTTGGCTGGCGTGAAGAGCGCGCAGCAGGTGCGGATCCGCGCCGCTCAATCGCTGGGCGCGAGCCGGGCGCAGGTGTTGTGGTGGGTTATCCTGCCAGGTGCGCTGCCGGAGATCCTCACCGGACTACGCATTGGGCTCGGCGTGGGCTGGTCAACGCTGGTCGCGGCGGAACTGATTGCGGCGACGAGGGGGTTAGGGTTTATGGTGCAGTCGGCCGGTGAGTTTCTGGCAACCGACGTGGTGCTGGCGGGGATCGCGGTGATTGCGATTATCGCCTTTATTCTGGAACTGGGTTTGCGTGCGCTTCAGCGTCGCCTGACACCCTGGCATGGAGAAGTCCAATGAGTGAACGTCTGAGCATTACCCCGTTGGGGCCGTACATCGGCGCGCAGATCGCGGGTGCGGACTTGACCCGTCCGCTGAGCGACAATCAGTTTGAGCAGCTTTACCATGCGGTGCTGCGACATCAGGTGGTGTTCCTGCGCGAACAGGCCATCACACCGCAACAGCAGCGCGCGCTGGCCCAGCGTTTTGGCGATCTGCACATTCATCCGGTTTATCCTCATGCAGAAGGCGTGGAGGAGATTATCGTGCTGGATACGCACAACGATAATCCACCGGATAACGACAACTGGCACACCGATGTCACCTTTATTGAGACACCGCCTGCCGGGGCGATTCTGGCGGCAAAGGAATTACCGTCAACCGGCGGCGATACGCTGTGGACCAGCGGCATTGCGGCGTATGAGGCGCTGTCGGAGCCGTTTCGCCAGCTGTTGAATGGCCTGCGGGCGGAACATGACTTCCGTAAATCCTTCCAGGAATACAAGTACCGTAAGACAGAAGAGGAGCATCAGCGCTGGCGTGAAGCGGTGGCGAAGCATCCGCCGCTGTTGCATCCGGTGGTGCGAACTCATCCGGTGAGCGGTAAACAGGCGCTGTTTGTCAACGAAGGCTTCACCACGCGCATTGTCGATGTGACGGAGAAAGAGAGTGAGGCGCTGCTCGGCTTCCTGTTTGCCCATATTACAAAACCAGAGTTTCAGGTGCGCTGGCGCTGGCAGCCAAATGATGTGGCTATCTGGGATAACCGCGTGACGCAGCATTATGCCAATGCCGATTACCTGCCGCAGCGGCGCATTATGCATCGGGCGACGATCCTGGGGGATAAACCTTATTTCCGTGCAGGCTGATTGCCTGATGGCGCTTTGCTTATCAGGCCTACGAAACGGTAGGGCTGATTGCCTGATGGCACTTTGCTTATCAGGCCTGTGAAACGGTAGGGCTGATTGCCTGATGGCGCTTTGCTTATCAGGCCTACGAAACGGTAGGGCTGACTGCCTGATGGCGCTTTGCTTATCAGACCTGTGAAACGGTAGGGCTGATTGCCTGATGGCGCTTTGCCTATCAGGCCTGTGAAGCGGTAGGGCTGAGTGCCTGATGGCGCTTTGCTTATCAGGCCTGTAAAACGGTAGAGCTGATTGCCTGCTGGCGCTTTGCTTATCAGGCCTGTAAAACGGTAGAGCTGATTGCCTGATGGCGCTTTGCTTATCAGGCCTGTGAACTGTAGGCCGGGTAAGGCGAAGCCACCACCCGGCAAAAATCACAGATGCTCGCCAATATAGCGCTGATAGCGATTAGCCTTCAGATACGTCAGATCCACCAGTACCAGACCATCTACGCAGTGGTTAAAATCCGGATCGCTGCCGAAATCTATAAACTGTACGCCGCCGGGTTCGCAGAGCTCTGAGTATTGCTTGTAAAGCGGAGGAATGCCGCAGCCGAGATTTCCCAGCAGCGACTTCAGCCGTGTCAAATCTTCGCCGTAGTTGTTTCCCGCAAACTGTGCCAGCACATCCGGTAGTGAAGCGGGATAGGGTTGGCGCGAGACGGCCAGCGGGTGCGTTGGCGGGAACCAGAGTCGATAGAAGGCAACTAACAGATCGCGCGCATCCGGCGGCAGTCCTCCGGAGATAGACACCGGCCCGAACAGGTAACGATATTGTGGGTAACGTGCCAGGTATGCGCCGATTCCGGACCAGAGATAATCCAGCCCGCGACGTCCCCAGTAGCGCGGCTGAATAAAGCTGCGTCCCAGCTCAATACCGTGCTGCATGATGTCCGCCATTCGCTCGTCGTAATCAAACAGACTGTGGCTGTAGAGTCCCTCCAGCCCCTGTTTTTCCAGCTGCTGCGCGCAGGGGATAAACCGGTAAGCGCCGACGATTTCGAGATCGTCCTCATCCCATAAGATCAGATGCAGATAGTCATCATCGTAGCGATCGATATCCCTGCGTTTACCGCTCCCCTCGCCGACGGCGCGAAAGGCGATTTCACGCAGTCGCCCCAGCTCGCGCAGGATCGTCGCTTCCTCCTGCCCGTTGCGCTGCCAGAGGTAAATGTGCTTGCCATCGGCGGTTCGCCCCAGACATTCCGTCCGTGCCAGCTCGCGTTTTAGTCGCGCTCTGTTTTCTGGTGGGGCGATCGTCGATTCGCTGCGAAAGACGCCTGGTCGACCTTTGCCCAGCGCGATTACGTGCGCCCGGCACTTTTCCGCCTGTTCGCGCACGCTGCTTTTGCTCGCGGACCACTGCGTCCAGGCAATTTGTTGGCCGATGCTTACGGGCAGCGTGCTGCCGCGACGGCGAAACATCTGCTGCATTAACAGCAGCAGCGTGGCGCTGGAAGAAACCAGCCCGCAGGCATAGAACAGCGGACTGTTATAGGCCTGGATATGCACCGGCAGCAGCGGCGTTCGGTACTTTTCCGCCATGCGGATAAACCCGGAGTGCCAGCGGCGTTCGGCGATCCCTTTCGGCGTCAGCCGTGAGACTTCTCCCGCCGGGAAGAAAACCAGCGCGCCGCCAGCCTGCAGGTGGGTATCCATTTGCTGTAACGATGATTTCGGCGTCCGCCCCTGAATATTGTCTACCGGGATGAACAGCGAGCGCAGGGGTTCCAGATGGGAAAGCAGTCGGTTGGTCACTACTTTGATATCACGACGCACCCGAGAGAGAGCATAGATGAGCGCCAGTCCGTCCAGCGCGCCGGTGGGGTGGTTGGCGATAATCACCAGTGGGCCATTTTCGGGGATGTTTTCGATGTGGTGCTCGGGGATTTCACAACGTATTTGCAGATGCTCCAGGACCTGTTCCACCATATCCACGCCTTTCAGATGGCGATGGCGGGCGGCAAACTGCTGGAACTCTTTTTCATACAGTACGCGCTGAAGCACTTTTTTTTGCCAGGGCGCGGTCCTCGCCTCAGGCCAAAGGTCGTTGAGTACGTTATCGAGACTAAACATAGCCGCATCTCCTTCTGTCCTGTGCTGACAGTAGAAGCGGTAAGTGTCGCTTGTATGACGCTTGAGTGACGTTTTGGGGAAGGGCCGGATGGCGAGGCCACCCGGCAAGGTAACGAAAAAATTAACGCAGGAGTTGCTTCTCGGCCAGATCCAACGCGAAGTAGCTGAAGATCAGATCCGCGCCAGCGCGTTTGATAGCGCCTAAACTTTCCAGCACCACTTTTTCTTCATCAATGGCGCCCGCCATGGCGGCGAATTTGATCATCGCATATTCACCGCTGACCTGATACGCGCCGAGGGGTAACTCGGTACGCTCGCGGATATCACGCAGCACGTCCAGATAGGCACCCGCCGGTTTCACCATCAGGCAGTCCGCACCCTGTGCTTCGTCGAGTAGCGATTCGCGAATTGCCTCGCGGCGGTTCATCGGGTTCATCTGATAGGTTTTGCGATCGCCTTTCAGCGCGGTGCCCGCCGCTTCACGGAACGGACCATAGAACGAAGAGGCAAATTTGGTGGAGTAGGACATGATGGCCGTATCGGTGAAGCCTGCGGCATCCAGCGCCTGGCGAATCGCCTGCACCTGACCATCCATTGCGGCGGAAGGGGCGATGAAATCTGCGCCTGCTGCTGCTGCGACAACGGCTTGTTTACCGAGGTTGGCAAGCGTTGCGTCGTTATCCACACCGTGCTCGCAGAGCACGCCGCAGTGACCGTGGGAGGTATATTCGCAGAAGCAGGTGTCTGACATCACGATCATTTCCGGGACGGTCTGCTTGCATATGCGTGACATCCTCGCTACCAGCCCGTCTTCCTTCCAGGCATCGCTGCCGGTGTCGTCAGTATGGTGAGAGATGCCAAAGGTCATGATGGAACGGATGCCGGCGTTAGCAATGCGCTCGATCTCGCGCGCCAGGTGTCTTTCCGGGATGCGCATGACGCCAGGCATGGCCTCAATCGCTTTGTAGTCGTCGAGTTCTTCTTCAACAAAGATCGGCAACACCAGATCGTTCAAGCTGAGTGTTGTCTCTTCAAACATGGCGCGCAGCGCTGCAGATTTGCGCAGACGGCGAGGGCGATGGATTAAGTCTGTCATGGTATGCCTGATGTTTGTGAAATTGAAGGCCATAGTATACCTGAAGCCGCGTGTGAGTGTTTTACGAAAATGGGCCTTATGGTTTTGTTTTATTGATAAATAAATGAGAGAACCTGGCAATTTTTTGATATAAATAGCTAAATATTTATATTTGAATATTTTATTACTTTATTTTGTTTATTTAAAATATCTATTTATTTAAATGAGGTTGTATTTTGACTGGTTAAGGGGTTATTTATTTGCCATTATCAATCATCGCT from Citrobacter amalonaticus Y19 includes:
- a CDS encoding response regulator transcription factor is translated as MIRVVLVDDHVVVRSGFAQLLSLEEDLDVAGQYSSAAEAWPALLQDDVNVAVMDIAMPDENGLSLLKRLRAQRPQFRAIILSIYDTPTFVQSALDAGASGYLTKRCGPEELVQAVRSVGLGGHYLCADALRALRGGEASSPVLAELTPREREVFDLLIKGDSVKEIAFKLDLSHKTVHVHRANVLGKLNCHSTIELVHFALDHQLLAGH
- the tauA gene encoding taurine ABC transporter substrate-binding protein, yielding MARSSRNTLLAALAFLTFQAQAVNVTVAYQTSAEPAKVAQADNTFAKESGATVDWRKFDSGASIVRALASGDVQIGNLGSSPLAVAASQQVPIEVFLLASKLGNSEALVVKKNISKPEDLIGKRIAVPFISTTHYSLLAALKHWGIKPGQVEIVNLQPPAIIAAWQRGDIDGAYVWAPAVNALEKDGKVLTDSEKVGEWGAPTLDVWVVRKDFAEKYPEVVKAFAKSAIDAQQPYIANPDEWLKQPENISKLSRLSGVPEADVPGLVKGNTYLTPQQQTAELTGPVNKAIIDTAQFLKEQGKVPAVASDYSQYVTDRFVQ
- the tauB gene encoding taurine ABC transporter ATP-binding subunit; its protein translation is MLQLSHLYADYGGKPALEDINLTLDSGELLVVLGPSGCGKTTLLNLIAGFVPYQHGSIQLAGKRVDGPGAERGVVFQHEGLLPWRNVQDNVALSLQLAGVGKAQRVSIAQEMLKKVGLEGAGKRFIWQLSGGQRQRVGIARALAANPQLLLLDEPFGALDAFTREQMQTLLLKLWHETGKQVLLITHDIEEAVFMATELVLLSPGPGRVLERLPLTFARRFVAGEASRSIKSDPQFIATREYVLSRVFEQREAFS
- the tauC gene encoding taurine ABC transporter permease TauC, with the protein product MSVVINDKPRQRPLKWRWPFSRQITLSLATLTVILAVWWTVAALQLISPLFLPPPDQVLQKLITIAGPQGFMDATLWQHLAASLTRILLALLAAVAFGIPVGIAMGLSPTLRGILDPIIELYRPVPPLAYLPLMVIWFGIGETSKILLIYLAIFAPVAMSALAGVKSAQQVRIRAAQSLGASRAQVLWWVILPGALPEILTGLRIGLGVGWSTLVAAELIAATRGLGFMVQSAGEFLATDVVLAGIAVIAIIAFILELGLRALQRRLTPWHGEVQ
- the tauD gene encoding taurine dioxygenase yields the protein MSERLSITPLGPYIGAQIAGADLTRPLSDNQFEQLYHAVLRHQVVFLREQAITPQQQRALAQRFGDLHIHPVYPHAEGVEEIIVLDTHNDNPPDNDNWHTDVTFIETPPAGAILAAKELPSTGGDTLWTSGIAAYEALSEPFRQLLNGLRAEHDFRKSFQEYKYRKTEEEHQRWREAVAKHPPLLHPVVRTHPVSGKQALFVNEGFTTRIVDVTEKESEALLGFLFAHITKPEFQVRWRWQPNDVAIWDNRVTQHYANADYLPQRRIMHRATILGDKPYFRAG
- a CDS encoding lysophospholipid acyltransferase family protein; amino-acid sequence: MFSLDNVLNDLWPEARTAPWQKKVLQRVLYEKEFQQFAARHRHLKGVDMVEQVLEHLQIRCEIPEHHIENIPENGPLVIIANHPTGALDGLALIYALSRVRRDIKVVTNRLLSHLEPLRSLFIPVDNIQGRTPKSSLQQMDTHLQAGGALVFFPAGEVSRLTPKGIAERRWHSGFIRMAEKYRTPLLPVHIQAYNSPLFYACGLVSSSATLLLLMQQMFRRRGSTLPVSIGQQIAWTQWSASKSSVREQAEKCRAHVIALGKGRPGVFRSESTIAPPENRARLKRELARTECLGRTADGKHIYLWQRNGQEEATILRELGRLREIAFRAVGEGSGKRRDIDRYDDDYLHLILWDEDDLEIVGAYRFIPCAQQLEKQGLEGLYSHSLFDYDERMADIMQHGIELGRSFIQPRYWGRRGLDYLWSGIGAYLARYPQYRYLFGPVSISGGLPPDARDLLVAFYRLWFPPTHPLAVSRQPYPASLPDVLAQFAGNNYGEDLTRLKSLLGNLGCGIPPLYKQYSELCEPGGVQFIDFGSDPDFNHCVDGLVLVDLTYLKANRYQRYIGEHL
- the hemB gene encoding porphobilinogen synthase, coding for MTDLIHRPRRLRKSAALRAMFEETTLSLNDLVLPIFVEEELDDYKAIEAMPGVMRIPERHLAREIERIANAGIRSIMTFGISHHTDDTGSDAWKEDGLVARMSRICKQTVPEMIVMSDTCFCEYTSHGHCGVLCEHGVDNDATLANLGKQAVVAAAAGADFIAPSAAMDGQVQAIRQALDAAGFTDTAIMSYSTKFASSFYGPFREAAGTALKGDRKTYQMNPMNRREAIRESLLDEAQGADCLMVKPAGAYLDVLRDIRERTELPLGAYQVSGEYAMIKFAAMAGAIDEEKVVLESLGAIKRAGADLIFSYFALDLAEKQLLR